In the Topomyia yanbarensis strain Yona2022 chromosome 3, ASM3024719v1, whole genome shotgun sequence genome, one interval contains:
- the LOC131692952 gene encoding zinc finger protein 665 isoform X4: MCAAQTNPAASFNYTWGFADNNRNESVVEISPNINYTVSDATMPYLQLPDGASIIVQKDGKGTITHATNKGAVRRMLVVNDPSALQQGTQRIITCGSTATVTTGPPAVKKHEVITNGIIDSKTKISLTASASPGATAFMSPIGPIQLTAEECNDILMKRAAAAVAANNHQHSITTNTDGHHAAIAVQVQKVIAGLEDNDDSQAATSTHQLKIEPTMSISPKLEAVEIDYSEYVQQESDTPTPNVVPKERPYSCDQCGKSFLLKHHLTTHARVHTGERPHVCVHCGKDFAHKHCLNTHLLLHSTDRPYQCQECKKSFTLKHHLLTHSRVHSRERPFICQECGRSFPLKRHLVTHSKFHAGERPYVCEDCGESFAQKEHLVMHSRFHGSVNPFVCPDCGATFPRKFQLVNHGKLHGRIPHSCTLCGKEFLQKRTLAAHMRIHTGDQPFPCIACGEGFRTKSELNAHNRLTHGGVNPNSSNTTIITTNTVVTSNAQQQAQAQAQAQAQAQAQAQAQAQAQQQAQQQAAAQAQAQQQQQQQQHIEVQQIQHHQGQQTVQDVNTGNIITTIATGQSSPETSPRPQYACRECGSAFNSREALALHLRLHTGDKSLMTDLCALTAAIPGHLFPVNQEYSLIGGGTTVVTTNPVMQSSPVPVQIITSSGQVVQQTLQPHSPPHQQIHVQQHQQQQQQQQVQSHANHQQQQVQVVQQQPQVQQQVQHQQTVVVAQAKPKSHYCGHCGKGFAAKHGLLLHNRRHPNGGCTVRTHVCECGKAFFQKNHLMLHQRQHLEQNQRGGQNQAQAQQNQPQQQLVVIQQTNQEALAQQQQQQAQQQAQQQQQAAQQQQVVQQHQLQQQQQAQQQAQQQQQNQAQSNQQHAMRNLVIANQPVQVQYVQVLESNTAQVIKYEIIHDSSRQSNVE, translated from the exons ATGCCATACTTGCAGCTACCGGACGGTGCTAGCATTATAGTACAGAAGGATGGCAAGGGTACGATCACGCACGCCACCAACAAGGGCGCGGTCCGACGGATGCTCGTGGTCAATGATCCGTCCGCGCTACAGCAGGGCACGCAGCG TATTATTACGTGTGGTTCCACGGCTACCGTTACCACCGGTCCTCCGGCAGTTAAGAAACATGAGGTTATAA CCAACGGAATCATCGATTCAAAGACAAAAATTAGCCTGACCGCAAGCGCATCACCTGGTGCCACGGCATTCATGTCCCCAATAGGTCCGATTCAGCTCACCGCGGAAGAATGCAACGACATTTTGATGAAGCGAGCAGCAGCTGCTGTGGCTGCTAACAATCATCAACACTCCATTACGACCAACACAGACGGCCATCATGCTG CAATCGCAGTTCAAGTGCAAAAGGTGATCGCAGGGCTCGAAGACAATGATGATTCACAAGCCGCAACTTCGACACATCAACTGAAAATCGAGCCAACAATGAGTATTTCGCCCAAGTTGGAAGCAGTTGAAATTGATTAC AGTGAATACGTTCAACAAGAATCAGACACCCCCACGCCAAACGTGGTTCCCAAGGAACGACCTTATTCCTGTGACCAATGCGGAAAATCTTTCCTTCTGAAGCATCATCTCACAACCCATGCTCGAGTTCACACCG GCGAACGACCTCACGTATGCGTTCACTGTGGCAAGGATTTCGCCCACAAACATTGTTTGAATACCCATCTGTTGCTGCACTCGACGGATCGTCCCTACCAGTGCCAGGAGTGCAAGAAGAGCTTCACGTTGAAACATCACTTGCTGACTCACTCACGCGTACACAGTCGCGAGCGGCCTTTTATTTGTCAAGAATGTGGTCGATCTTTTCCCCTGAAACGTCATCTAGTGACGCATAGCAAGTTCCACGCCGGTGAACGACCCTACGTCTGTGAGGACTGTGGGGAAAGCTTTGCCCAGAAAGAACATCTGGTTATGCATTCGCGTTTCCACGGCTCGGTAAATCCGTTCGTGTGTCCCGACTGCGGCGCCACTTTCCCTCGCAAGTTCCAGCTAGTGAATCATGGAAAACTGCACGGGCGTATACCGCACTCGTGCACACTGTGCGGAAAGGAATTCCTACAGAAGCGGACGCTTGCTGCCCACATGAG GATTCACACAGGCGATCAGCCATTTCCGTGCATCGCCTGTGGTGAAGGATTCCGCACTAAATCTGAGCTGAATGCCCATAACCGTTTAACCCACGGTGGTGTAAACCCAAACTCATCAAACACCACAATTATAACCACAAACACGGTCGTCACAAGTAACGCTCAACAGCAAGCCCAGGCACAAGCACAGGCTCAGGCTCAAGCCCAGGCACaggctcaagctcaagctcaggcACAACAACAGGCCCAACAACAGGCGGCAGCTCAGGCACAGGCtcagcaacagcaacaacaacagcagcacaTTGAAGTGCAACAGATTCAACACCACCAAGGACAGCAGACCGTGCAAGACGTCAACACAGGTAACATCATAACCACCATTGCCACCGGTCAGAGCTCACCGGAAACTTCTCCACGACCACAATATGCTTGTCGTGAGTGTGGAAGTGCCTTCAACAGCCGCGAAGCACTTGCTCTTCATTTACGTCTGCATACCGGAGACAAGAGCTTGATGACGGATCTCTGCGCCCTGACTGCTGCTATTCCCGGCCACCTGTTTCCAGTCAATCAAG AATATTCACTAATAGGAGGTGGCACTACCGTTGTTACCACAAATCCTGTAATGCAATCGTCTCCCGTTCCAGTACAAATTATCACCTCCTCTGGTCAGGTGGTACAGCAAACGCTACAACCGCATAGCCCACCTCACCAGCAAATACACGTTCAGCAGcatcaacagcaacagcagcagcagcaagttCAGTCCCATGCCAATCACCAACAACAGCAGGTGCAGGTAGTCCAACAGCAACCCCAAGTCCAGCAGCAGGTACAGCACCAACAAACGGTTGTGGTTGCACAGGCGAAACCCAAGTCCCACTACTGCGGGCACTGTGGTAAAGGATTCGCGGCTAAACATGGTCTGCTGTTACACAACCGCCGTCATCCGAACGGCGGTTGTACCGTGCGGACGCACGTATGTGAGTGTGGTAAAGCGTTCTTCCAGAAGAACCATCTCATGCTTCATCAGCGTCAGCATCTGGAGCAGAACCAGCGCGGTGGTCAGAACCAAGCGCAGGCGCAACAAAATCAGCCTCAACAACAGCTAGTTgtg atccaacaaactaaccaggagGCATTGGcccagcagcaacagcaacaggcGCAACAACAAGCACAACAGCAACAGCAAGCAGCCCAGCAACAACAAGTTGTCCAACAGCATCAActtcagcagcagcaacaggcACAACAGCAAGCCCAACAACAGCAGCAAAATCAGGCCCAGAGCAACCAACAGCACGCGATGCGCAACCTGGTTATCGCTAACCAGCCTGTGCAGGTACAATAT GTTCAAGTTCTCGAAAGCAACACTGCGCAGGTCATCAAGTACGAGATCATTCATGATTCATCAAGGCAGTCGAACGTCGAGTGA